The sequence GCAGTTGCGTCGACGGCGGACGATCCTCCACAGCGAGGACGATGGTGGCTGGCAAGCCCGCAGGCGTGCAGACATCGTATCCGGCGGCCGGAGCGCGGCGGCGCGCTGGCGGGGTCGTCAGCGGTCGTGGCGGTGTTTTATCCAGCGATAGATCTGCGCGCGATAGAGGTAGGCAAACAGCAAGAGGGCCGCGGCCGAGACGGCGAAAATCCCGGCGAGGAGATACTCCTGGTTGCGAAGGCTCGCGCCCTGAACCGTGAGCATGTAGGTTCCCGGCAGCCGGCCCACGGTGGAGACGATGAGAAAAGTGCTGAGCTTCATGCGGCTGAGGCCGAGCAGATAGCACAGATAGTCCTTGGGAAAGCCCGGAAGAAGGAAGAGCAGGAAGCAGATGGCCGCCCCGGTGTTGGTGGTGAGAAAATCGAACTTGTGGAGCACCTCCTGCGTGACGAAGCGCTCGACGAAAGGACGCCCGAGAATATTGGCCAGCTCGAAAGCCACCCAGGAGCCCAGCGTCAATCCGACCGTGGAGAGAAGCAGCCCGATGGTTTTGCCGTACAGGTACCCCCCCACGGCCCCCGTAAGCTCGCCGGGAAACGGCGCCGCGATCACCTGGAGCGCCTGGAAGATCACGAAGACCGCCGGCGAATAGGGGCCGAGCGACTCCAGGAACTTTCCGAGCTTGTCCTTGCTGGAGTAGATGCCCTCGAAGTCGTCCCATTCGTCGACCGAAGGGGCGAGCGCGGTAAAGGGCCGGGGAATGTAGTGGCTGAACAGAAAAAGCAGCGCGACGAGAAGAACGAAAATGAGCGCTCT is a genomic window of Candidatus Zixiibacteriota bacterium containing:
- a CDS encoding VTT domain-containing protein, giving the protein MTDRRRRLVIRALIFVLLVALLFLFSHYIPRPFTALAPSVDEWDDFEGIYSSKDKLGKFLESLGPYSPAVFVIFQALQVIAAPFPGELTGAVGGYLYGKTIGLLLSTVGLTLGSWVAFELANILGRPFVERFVTQEVLHKFDFLTTNTGAAICFLLFLLPGFPKDYLCYLLGLSRMKLSTFLIVSTVGRLPGTYMLTVQGASLRNQEYLLAGIFAVSAAALLLFAYLYRAQIYRWIKHRHDR